A region of the Culex quinquefasciatus strain JHB chromosome 1, VPISU_Cqui_1.0_pri_paternal, whole genome shotgun sequence genome:
ctttgccgaagacaccaaaccgatcagaaaatttcttcaaaatacactgaaaccccgatggtttgacaccaattgttaTTAAATGAACGGagccactttttagtttgacaccctcttaATACAGAGCTCACACAcctactaccaaacgtttggtttgatagtaagtgtgagttccgtgtaaaaagtgacagttcgtaatCACCTTATAGAGgtttctacgtgcgcatgtattgcgtgtacgtacacaaaaaagattgaggttaaattttgtccggccagcaaaatgagatggtgcgctagtgtgcgtacgcgaaacgtcataaagctctatttgCTATACACGTTAATAAATAAGTACAGCTTTACTAACAAGCACGCTCGAAGAACTGAACGTACAAAAATGCGTTTGATTAATAcaacaaatttattttcaattggaCATTTAATGGACATACGATACCAGCCAACGCTATTCCCAACTTTGGGAAAACACAAATCCCAATACACCTAACTTAATCCAGTAATGTTTTCTACCCTTGTACAACTTGTACTTTTCCAAAtcgtttctaatctaatctaatcagaccctagcgcagccaatctttcgaaaggatcctggagagtgccttaggttagatgacgcctagcactcttcttgtcatttattaacatttgtagtgcgccattgcattagaatgcattgaaacaacacaagcgttaaagcggccaggcctactgcgtaaagccgtatcgcagagatgactcgtaattgggttgagtttgagcactgagtgttcgaacaacaatacaatttgaatcgacagggggaagaagcgtgggacacaccaccatacgctccgagattttggttgtattcgttgggaagcaccatgctaagaaggtttggtactctgGGACCtcctgggatgggacattgtatttccacgaatgccctgtacactatttgccgtggttatagcgccacaactcgctctctgtaacagtattcctaattccagtcttcGCTcatcaagtcgtcatggcctagtggttagcatttttgcttaccaatccaaatgacggaggatcgaaccccgcctcgagcgactttgatttttcgttcatattcaccatttcaaatttatgtgttcttaactttctcgttgggagcagatgggaatcgaacccagaaccattcgcttacaaagcgaacgccGTAACcggtcagccacggccgctcccgcATTTGTACTTTTCCAAATCGTTTCTATACAATTACTATCATTATGCTTTTTCGTTCAAGAAGGGAAAACAAACACGTCAAATCGATAGCTGCGTCGCCGCGACTCTCAACACTGCCCAGCGCGTTAAGCACCGACTCAAACCAACCGCAGCAGCTCTAGCGCCAACAGTGAGCAGCTGcccatcaacagcagcagctttATGATTACAGGTTAAGTTGCCGGGCGAAGACAagcactttttttctaattacCTCATCAACAGCCGCAGAAGAGCTGACGAAGAAAATAAaacgccaacaacaacaacaacgaattTTGCCAAGCAGTGACTTGAAGTGACTTGTATTATTCGCGGGCGGCATGCTCACAGTGTGAATGGGCCAGATAAAGTAAAACAATGATTGTAAATCATCGCGTAATTGCAACAATAATAACAAATCTGCGCCGCGCTGAGCCGTCAAACAAAAGTTTTGAAGACACCAAGTCAGGCCAAGTCCGGCCGTCGTCGCAGACGTAACGCGAACTCGGCGGAGTTCGCTGGACTTGAGATTCTTCAACGCCGATTTCCCAATTTGAAACCATCGATCACCTATCGAATTTCTAGACGGGTCAGAGTCAGGTTCGCTGGACCTCGCCGGAGCGCCCCGGCACTCTTCTTGGCCGAGGCTGCTGACGTTGTGTAACTTTTCTGCACAAAATTTGAATACAATTGAAGCAGAAGCTGCTCATAAACCGCTGGAACATCTCTGTCCGTCCGTCCGTCCAACTTCTGGCCCAGAGGGCAAATCGCTTCTGCCGCGAATCACAACAAAGGTTGACGTCGATTGGCTGACCGGGGGAGGCTGACGACGACGGACTTTGACTACTACTCGTTGACGGACTGATTGAATAAGTCGTTTGCTCCTCCGGAGGTTTTGAGCGGGCTATCGCGTGATTTGATTGAGGGGTGCTGTAACTGGGTGGAGTGTTGTTGGTTTTTGCCAAAGTTGAATTATGCTAATTAATATCCTTTGAAGTGGATTTGAAATTGTCAATCAAGGAGATGAGCTACGATTGATTAATAGGCAATCCTTGTTGAAGTACTTTCTGGGCTAAGATGTCAACAGTGATAATTGCTATGATCTCAACAAAGTTGAGAATTTTTAATTGGGATGCGCCCAATTTATGAAACATGAAGAATTCACTGCGTCATAAATCATGACAGATCTTGTCGGTCCACTGCACAGCTGCACCGCAGCCAGCCAACCAAAAGTATGCCTCACCACAATTAGAAGGTGACCCCAGCCAAGAAATCTCCCAAATCTAGCCCGGACTAGGGCTTATGCAACTCAGATGCCCCACACACACTCGAGAGACGCCTCTAATCGTGCACACTCTATCTAAATGAGCTAATCGCACGACCTCCGGAGAAGTGGTCGCTCCTCGACGGCCAAGGTGGTTGTAGTGGCAAAACACGCTGAATATGCCAAAGTTCACGCAGCATCTCTCTGGCTTGGTCCAGCAGCGCCAAGATGGTTAGTCGAGGGTAATTACGGATCTGTCCGGTGGAGCTTGATCCGCAAATTTCAAGCACGTGTGGACGAGGTATCTTCGGCAATCAGATCCTATCATCATTCATCATCGCGCAGCGGCTAGTCGGACTTTATCATTTGGTGAAGGTAGATGCAAGagatttggcaaaatttcagcaattttagctTGCAAATGAGTTTCACGCAGAGAAATTGTGCAACGCGTGGACTTGAAGATCGATTGGCATCACAAGGATGAGGCCTAGGATGAGGCTGAATAAGTTTGAGCGTTCCTTTGCAGAACGCGACACTCCGTTCTCGAGATCTACATTTAGGCAAGGCGGGTGCCGTTATTGGTTAGAATCGCTTAGAACCTGGCTAAAGATCCCCGAAACTTGAACTTAAAACGCTTGAAGTGGTACAGGCgttgaaatcaaaacaaagcaatTGCGAAATAGATACATCAATCCGCTGATAACTAATGGCTCGTCCAACGTGTGATTGCGTGTTCGATAATTTCTCCCGCCAACAATAGAACCGTGATTCACCAACAATGCGTATTTCATATAGGTAGTTCCCACAAAGAACAGAACACATCGAAGAGAAACTTATCAATAGCCGCGGCTTTTGATAAGCGATAGGTAGCGTCCTGCAAAGGTATTGACAGATAACGCGATTACGTTGCTTCTGCGAACCGTTGATAAAGATTTCTGGATTGACCGTGAAGCAGTAGCTTGACGATACTTGAGGTGTTCAGTTTACGGGACAAAGATTTCATAACTCTTTGAAGTGTTCGGAGCTAAGTTCAGAGCATTCAAAATGAATCCTGGAGAGCCTCCTGCGGACAACCCCGGTCACGGAAAGCCCCTCTACTCGGATTTCTTCAAGTTCGACTTTGTCGACGCCAAACCAAGCGCAAGTCGTCGCAACAGTGACGTTCAGGATGCATCCGGGTTTGCGGTTAGAAACAACTCCACAATCGCTGCCGCTGCTTCCAGTCGGTCACTTCCGGTGGAACCTGTTCCGTTGCCAGTTCCAACGCGCAAAGGTTCCACCTATCTGGACACTCCAACTAGTCCAATGTCACGGGTGTACGCGATGAACGGAGCAAAACGGGGCAAGGTACTCATCTTCAACCAGGTGGAGTTCGATGTGGTGGATTATCCGGAGCGGTTCGGAACACACAGTGACGTGGAACGGCTGTACATGACACTGCCGCGATTGGGGTTCCAACGGGAGGATATAAGTGTGTTCCAAGACTTTAGTGTCGGCGAGATTCGACGCGAAGCAATGAGACGTATGTTCATAACGTCACCGGTTACAACGTCTTTAACTCATGAGTAATTTCTTATCTCAACAAAAACACACAGTGCAGGTAGATAAGGACCTGGAAGAGGCGGACTGTCTCGTGGTGATTTTACTGACCCATGGCGAGGAGGGCGATTATCTGATGGCGCAGGACGACCGCTATCATCTGTACGAGTTCATTGAGAACTTTACGCCGACGGCGCTTAACTCTATGGCCGGCAAGCCGAAACTGTTTATAGTGCAGGCCTGTCGGGGCAAGAAGCTTGATCGGGGCGTGAATCTGCGGGCAAAGCTGATCCAGGCGGACAGTGTGCCAAAGGATGTCGTGGATTCGCAGTCGGGGGTTTTTTCCTATCCGGAGTTTGCGGATCTGATGATCGTGATGAGCTCGCACCATGGTGAGTAGTATAGCTCTAATTTGACTTACCAGACTTCATTTTAATGATCGActaagaatcaaattctgagcaaatgtctgtgtgtgtgtggggatgTTGAGCAAAAATATGAACTTGATTTTCTCGGCTTTGGCTGAAAGGATTCTGTCCGGATGTGCTCTACTCGATCCAGTTTCGGACCCAAAATGTTGGTATCGAGCAATTAAAAGTGCATCATGgaattaaactttctgtcaagcttctgtgaagtttaccatgatagttgcgaaagtttaactccatgttaccggctcacatctctctttttaatttctcgattgaaaATCGTAAAGTTTCATTGCGTTGTTTagaagttatgattaaaaaccGTTTAGACTGTAAAAATGTCGGTGAGCATCTCTCTGCATTACCCAATATTtgttagagaccctaaatagggagactggtttaagtttgctaaatcgaactggcaacgtatgttttgagcttggcaacactgataagttttgctgggcgtaaaggcaaatgctcgtttggttacgtcaaactcgtgtctgtttgggtacgtcaaattcacttcgaccagtctccctatttaggatctctaataTTTGTGTTTACCTTTCATTAGAATGATCTGGTACaatcaacccccggtggttggtcactttttcgtttgacgcttttttagtttgtaccccgttggttggtcaaagtcaaactaaaaagtgacgaactttcactttttacacggcgctcacaaacactatcaaaacaaacgtttggtagtgtacagtgagtcaaatatttgtccgtacccccccgtacgggaaatgtttgtgatataaaagtacataaaattcgactaaagtgccatgttttatacatcaatcgacgcggcaaaatgtcctctttaagacattgtcattggatttgcaaaaaactttttcttgaaaaatacaaaaattgtttactgaaaaaagtcaaaaaaagaggtcaaataattgtccgtacccctagtaaaagtacaaaatctgatcgatttaagtgaattcatttatgaaatgttgtttcagtgtcaaatactagtacctttagccagtttgtgacaactttgaacttctgataagtttgtttagttaatttatattaaaaattggattaaatttagttttttaaagtaaaacttatcaaaacattagtttataaacaactatttttataaaattgctattttgtgttgtaagagtctctattgaacaagtttcaacaatatttgttcaaaatatacattgttttcatcttttttattgacatttttcgaccaaaatagtatttgacactgaaacaacatttcataaatgaattcacttaaatcgatcagattttgtacttttactaggggtacggacaattatttgacctctttttttgacttttttcagtaaacaatttttgtatttttcaagaaaaagttttttgcaaatccaatgacagtgtcttaaagaggacattctgccgcgtcgattgatatataaaacatggcactttagtcgaattttatgtacttttatatcacaaacatttcccgtacgggggggtacggacaaatatttgactcactgtatgtgaactccatgtaaaaggggtgtcaaacttaaaagtgaccccattcgtttgacattagttggtgtcaaaccatcggggccGTGTTACCGGATGATTGAGGAATCGGGAGGGAGAGTGACAGATCGGGAAACGTGTGTGACGTGCACCGAGTGGAGCGGTTCTCTACGGAATCCGAACGGGACAAGCTGCAACCGGACCGTGGTCAGTGGGCGGTCGGGAGGATGGCTTCTGCATCCTTCGTGCTGCGTCCGGTAGCATGACGTCCCTACACTAGACGTTATATTATTGTAAGAAATTCTCCAGGATTCgaactagggcgtccaattttcccggggtttgaatttcccgagaaacgggaaaaatatttttcaaatcccgggaatacccggaatcccgggaaatttttgatgcaatcataaaaattatgttttcataatatttgatatgttttcaagcttaaaatcatagaattaattcaaaaatagaaattggtgtcaatctacacttcaatctaaacaaggacgacagttattaaataacttaaaagaaattgaaaagaaatattttttttgctggtgctttggatttaaataaaaactacaCATTTTAATTCCAAtgtgattaaaattaaataagtgttttataaatatttttcttttataaaaacatgaaaaatttctTGTCTTGACATTTTGTCTTTAAAAAACGAGAAGCGACaacaaatccagagtttttttgtgtattgaaaaggtcctataagctattgtttttcatttgtttataggaccttttaaaaaagacTTTAGAAATAAAATGACATCaggtaatgtaaaattttagatatgtTTTGGATTTCAGATTTAACATATTTTACTaattattaggcttagtgatttttcacgctcacaaattgcaaatttcacggggtcgtaatttcaaaacacccaatttcacggaaatttcgcggaacgtgaaaaatgttaaaataactctgaaaattttatgtttaaattacagaaactactttttatgttattcttcaataaattttaaaatcttcacTAAACTTCAACGTGGCACAAAAATAattgttaattatttttttttatctttatacATATAAtagaatttcatatcaaagcaagattaagCACTCTTATCCTGCCAAAATGAttgaaataaatgtaattttttaatttgctcagtaaatattttgttcaaagttttcatctacacccaaaattccgactcgagagaatcgttccctcaaaatttattgagggcttagcgccaaaatcgagagaatagtgCTACCAACGcacaccaccataacaaatgagttcattcgttaattgaaacaataaatctccaacaagtgccaTACATtgacatctgaccactccttgttcaccaagctgtggtggaagaggcagttaagtcattgagttagtgtgtcaaaggtctctggttcgattcccgtattcgacacttttggttttttgttttgacggatgaactttttttgcaaatgaacctcgatagaataattctctcgccaatctcgagctgtgttctctgtgtctgtgaatggtaccactatcctctcgactcgaggccattattctctcggacaagcgatgcccagttttgggtgtatcttttcaaaaacatagttTGAAATCAAtgggcaaaaataatttaatttgtaacgaaatcttcaaaatgttattcaaaatcataacagaaaacaaaaagatgggtttttgtttaactcacaataattttaacaagttttggTTGGTCAATTTGTCATTTGTTAATTGGTTTTGGTTTAGtcaattttaacaagttttggttgaaaaagccaacacttgtaaaaaataaaactttttgataTGAGATTAACTGAAATCAAAAGATTGATCTTCATTGTGATAATTTAATGATtccgaaaatatgtttttttaaatttgaatgatttttgttaacatgaTTTAAGCATTCCCAGCATTCACTTCTCATTAAATATTGTCACAATGTTATGGTAATTTATGATTTGCTAACAATACTTCAAATGATCCTGTTAATATCACGCTTTTCAatcaaaaactaataaaatttatataaaatgtCTTTATGGATGAAATATGTATTATGTTGTTCCTTCAAaacaatgatttgaaaaaatagataaatttcacgggatttcacggaaatcttcaaatttcacgctgtccgctaaatcgtgaaaattcactaaccttaCTAATTATCTTTAAGTTACTACCACCAGCTCGtcaccatcgtgctaacttgtcgtacgtgcattttgggccaaattttgtgcagctcacaatgcctcatcttttgaccttcacagatccccaaaattcgatttcaatcctgagatattcaacaaaaaccgaaaaaactccgtgcatttttgtcactttaggtagtttcaatcttgtcgtgctatcttgtcactccatgaaaattgatgtaagtgcgacaaaaggccaaagggatttcaggccaggaaagtcaggatgcgtttgtcgcacgtacaagctagactaccgtaaacatttgtaattataactcgggactccagcaaccaacttcaaccaaactttggcacaatgcacagaatggtgagccaaacaaaacttgtttgttattgtttacattgcgtgctctcg
Encoded here:
- the LOC6040434 gene encoding caspase-1 codes for the protein MNPGEPPADNPGHGKPLYSDFFKFDFVDAKPSASRRNSDVQDASGFAVRNNSTIAAAASSRSLPVEPVPLPVPTRKGSTYLDTPTSPMSRVYAMNGAKRGKVLIFNQVEFDVVDYPERFGTHSDVERLYMTLPRLGFQREDISVFQDFSVGEIRREAMRLQVDKDLEEADCLVVILLTHGEEGDYLMAQDDRYHLYEFIENFTPTALNSMAGKPKLFIVQACRGKKLDRGVNLRAKLIQADSVPKDVVDSQSGVFSYPEFADLMIVMSSHHGHYSFRNETGSWLIQELCNVIDSCDLEQDSIYDILTETNKRVAGRSSNADGEFHNKKQIPSFYSTLTRQLYFRPAQ